TTCGCGCATTGCGTCAAGTACACAAATTGTGGAAGTAAGAGATTGATATATATCTGCACCGTAATGTTTTCGCTAACGCGGCTTATTGGGAAGATACGTGTCTAGCAATATagtagtattacatatatgtttatactaAAAACTTATCTTGATTGATCATCTGAATAAAGTCCCTATTAATATTCTAGGAATTCCCTATTCGATAGCCAATCGATATGTTGGACACAACTTCCTTCTCATACGCATGTAACATCGGTCGCGAATCCATGAGTACAGTGACCCTAGTAATTTTGGAGGGATAAACGCAATATGGCGATCAATGGCGATCCACGGTGGTGTTTGATGCTGTAGACGCAGTGCGCCGGCAACGACTGTGACAGGCCAGTAAGTGGTTGATCATCATTGATATAAGCGAACAGATACCTTGTCTATCAAGTGGCGAAGATTTAATCTCGCGGAAAACAAAGTTTACAAGCCGTAGGTATAACCAGCCCAGAGCGAGATGTCCAAGCCAGACGAAAATGCGGACACTGGCGATACCGGAGATAACTCGAACGGGTCTTCGGCAGAGACCACGTCATCGAGGGGTGGCGATTTTGAGACGAAACTCGAGACCGATCGCAGCAAACGATTCGATTACTTACTGAAACAGACCGAGATATTCTCGCACTTTATGACAAACAATCAAAAGGATAAAGCTGGTAGTCCGTTGAAGATCAAAGCTGGCAGACCTAGAAAACAACAACCGGAGAATCAACCTAAATCAGATTCGGGCGATCACAGACATCGTAAGACCGAGCAGGAGGAGGATGAGGAATTATTAGCCGAGAGTAACGCCAGTGTGGCGCCTACAACGCGCTTCGAATCCTCGCCACATTATATCAAGTCGGGTGAGTTGCGTGATTATCAGATACGAGGTTTAAATTGGATGATATCGCTCTACGAGCATGGTATAAACGGTATTCTGGCGGACGAGATGGGTCTAGGTAAGACACTACAGACTATCTCCCTGCTCGGATACATGAAACACTTTCGAAACATTCCTGGCCCTCACATTGTCATTGTTCCCAAATCGACACTGGCTAATTGGATGAATGAGTTTAAAAAGTGGTGTCCCAGCCTCAGAGCTGTCTGTCTCATCGGAGACGCAGAGACCAGAAATACTTTCATCAGAGATGTAATGATGCCTGGTGAATGGGACGTGTGCGTAACGTCCTATGAGATGGTAATCAAGGAAAAATCGGTATTCAAAAAGTTCAATTGGCGTTACATGGTAATAGACGAAGCTCACAGAATAAAGAACGAAAAGTCCAAGCTGTCGGAGATTCTCAGGGAGTTCAAAACCACCAACCGGCTTCTGTTAACAGGCACACCGTTGCAAAATAATCTTCACGAGTTGTGGTCCCTGTTGAATTTCCTTTTGCCGGATGTATTCAATAGTTCAGACGATTTTGATTCGTGGTTTAATACAAATAGTTTTCTAGGCGATAATTCATTGGTTGAGAGGTTACACGCAGTCCTGAGACCATTTCTCTTGAGGCGTTTAAAGTCTGAAGTGGAAAAAGGACTCAAACCCAAAAAAGAGATCAAAGTGTACATTGGTCTGAGTAAAATGCAAAGAGAATGGTATACCAAAGTATTGATGAAGGATATAGATATCGTGAACGGTGCAGGAAAAATAGAGAAGATGAGACTGCAGAACATTTTGATGCAACTGCGTAAGTGTTGCAATCATCCGTATTTGTTCGACGGCGCCGAGCCCGGACCGCCATACACTACTGACGAGCATCTCGTCTATAACTGTGGCAAAATGGTAATACTCGATAAATTATTGCCGAAATTACAGCAGCAAGAATCTCGAGTTTTGATATTCAGTCAGATGACGAGAATGCTTGATATTCTAGAGGATTATTGTCATTGGAGGTGTTTTCAGTATTGTCGGTTGGACGGCAACACCGCCCATGAGGATCGACAGCGACAAATCAACGAGTACAATGCACCCGGTagcgagaaatttattttcatgttgTCAACTCGCGCTGGTGGCCTAGGTATCAACTTGGCAACTGCTGACGTAGTCATCATTTATGATTCCGATTGGAATCCGCAAATGGATCTGCAAGCGATGGATCGCGCACATCGTATAGGCCAGCAGAAGCAAGTGCGGGTCTTCAGATTTATCACGGAGAACACGGTAGAGGAAAAAATTGTCGAACGGGCCGAGGTGAAGCTGCGCCTGGATAAGCTCGTTATTCAGCAGGGACGACTTGTCGACGCCAAGCAAACAGCATTGAACAAGGATGAAATGTTGAACATGATCAGGCAC
This portion of the Cataglyphis hispanica isolate Lineage 1 chromosome 10, ULB_Chis1_1.0, whole genome shotgun sequence genome encodes:
- the LOC126852237 gene encoding chromatin-remodeling complex ATPase chain Iswi, whose amino-acid sequence is MSKPDENADTGDTGDNSNGSSAETTSSRGGDFETKLETDRSKRFDYLLKQTEIFSHFMTNNQKDKAGSPLKIKAGRPRKQQPENQPKSDSGDHRHRKTEQEEDEELLAESNASVAPTTRFESSPHYIKSGELRDYQIRGLNWMISLYEHGINGILADEMGLGKTLQTISLLGYMKHFRNIPGPHIVIVPKSTLANWMNEFKKWCPSLRAVCLIGDAETRNTFIRDVMMPGEWDVCVTSYEMVIKEKSVFKKFNWRYMVIDEAHRIKNEKSKLSEILREFKTTNRLLLTGTPLQNNLHELWSLLNFLLPDVFNSSDDFDSWFNTNSFLGDNSLVERLHAVLRPFLLRRLKSEVEKGLKPKKEIKVYIGLSKMQREWYTKVLMKDIDIVNGAGKIEKMRLQNILMQLRKCCNHPYLFDGAEPGPPYTTDEHLVYNCGKMVILDKLLPKLQQQESRVLIFSQMTRMLDILEDYCHWRCFQYCRLDGNTAHEDRQRQINEYNAPGSEKFIFMLSTRAGGLGINLATADVVIIYDSDWNPQMDLQAMDRAHRIGQQKQVRVFRFITENTVEEKIVERAEVKLRLDKLVIQQGRLVDAKQTALNKDEMLNMIRHGANEVFASKDSAITDEDIDTILQKGEAKTEEMKQKLESLGESSLRNFTVDAPTDSVYQFEGEDYREKQKILGIGNWIEPPKRERKANYAVDAYFREALRVSEPKAPKAPRPPKQPIVQDFQFFPPRLFELLDQEIYYFRQTVGYKVPKNPELGSDAARIQKEEQRKIDDAQPLTDEEIVEKEKLLLQGFTNWTKRDFNQFIKANEKYGRDDIENIAKEVEGKTPEEVMEYSAVFWERCHELQDIDRVMAQIERGEAKIQRRAGIKKALDAKMARYRAPFHQLRIAYGTNKGKNYTEEEDRFLVCMLHKLGFDKENVYEELRATVRSAPQFRFDWFVKSRTALELQRRCNTLITLIERENQELEERERQERRKKGGSLGTKPTSKRKQENLPAPQDKPRKKKK